In the Quercus lobata isolate SW786 chromosome 5, ValleyOak3.0 Primary Assembly, whole genome shotgun sequence genome, one interval contains:
- the LOC115988584 gene encoding 30S ribosomal protein S10, chloroplastic, with the protein MAPKQKIKKLRSYWVPLIEDSCKQILDAARTTNAKTMGPVPLPTKKRIYCVLKSPHVHKDARFHFENRTHQHLIDILYPTAQTIDSLMQLDLPAGVDVEVKL; encoded by the coding sequence ATGGCCCCAAagcagaaaatcaaaaagcttagATCATACTGGGTGCCCCTAATAGAGGACTCCTGCAAGCAGATATTGGATGCTGCAAGGACTACAAATGCAAAAACCATGGGTCCTGTTCCATTACCAACCAAGAAGCGAATCTATTGCGTTCTCAAATCACCACATGTGCACAAGGATGCAAGATTCCATTTTGAGAACCGTACACACCAGCACCTCATTGATATTCTTTACCCAACTGCACAAACAATTGATTCCTTGATGCAACTTGATCTTCCTGCTGGTGTTGATGTGGAGGTCAAGCTCTGA